The Strix uralensis isolate ZFMK-TIS-50842 chromosome 4, bStrUra1, whole genome shotgun sequence genomic interval CATAACTTATGACCTGCCACCCCATGCTTGTCCAGGGCCCAGGATCATACAGTCAGCATTTCCAAAACACCCTCTTTCAAATCtacccaaaaaaaagaaaaaattcccaaGAACTTGTTGAAACATAAGACATCACCATGACTCTATGCCAACTCAGAGTAACAGATATTTTTAACCCAATTTTACATAAACAATATATGGCCACTATTAAAACTGTACAAATGGAATTATATCCCTCCACTCTAATTGTAGTGGTGATTTAAAAAGCACATTCTCTGTTGTTgcatgggaagaggagaaaagctAGTGTGTTCCCTGTGATTCATTAGCTGAATGGGTGATGAAACCATTCCAAGTAACTGTTTCCTACACATTTGCTGACAGCTCCCCAGTGTAAAACAGCGCTCTAACAATATTCATCTCTGGGCATTTTTAAAGGGAAGTACCTGCATGGTGGGAACACACCAAGCAAATGCTTCACCCATcataaaataactgcaaaacTTGGAATTTGACTTCCAGCTCACCGTAAGCAGCGGGaacaacaggaaaggaaaaataaatgctcAGAGAAGGACCATCTGATAATGTCAGTGAAAATGAAGGAGGGCAGTTCTGAAGTGCTCAGAGAGACTGTCAATGTTTTAACACTTGTCAGCACTGACTGGCTGGTTTTAACTCCTGGCCAAAGATAGGGCTTGACTCTGCATTGGAAATTTATCATTCTGGGGattatttctctgtgaaaatatCCTGCTCTGCTGGGGTGAAAGTCCTTCTGGTGTGCTTCAGGTCATGGGCTTAATTCAGAGAGGTGAAAAACGGCTtcaaattcattttctctctcacgCTTGGAGGACCCTCATCTTATCTGTCCGATCAGACAGAGCCTAAAGTCTCTACCGACTCTTACCAGGGATTCTGTAGCATTTCCCCCCTCTATAAAACAGAGCCCCACCCATCTTTGAAGGAGCCCTAAAAGCAGCATTATACAAATACCTTTCCCTCTTACCTATTCCCCACATTTTCGGAGGAGGTTGTTGGCATGTAAACTCGTGAGACCCTTATTTGTGTACCGAAGACTGTGTTTCTAATCCATCCCCAcattttttgtgctttattttcctGGTTGTTTCCCCTGCTGCAAGTTTTCCTCCAGCACACCCCAGCTCTTCCACCAGGGCTGCTAATCTGGgactttctttcccctcttctttaAGAGGATGGAAATTTGAAGTGATTTCACTGAAACCAGTGAAGGGTGACCTTACGAAAGGTGTGGGGAAAGACCCACATGAGCTCACACACAGGCAGAATCAAGGTCCGAGGGGCATCAGGCTGGATGGTAGCTCTGATCCCCATCTTGTGAAGGCACTGTTGTTGCTTAGGACATGGGCATGCTGGGCAGGACTGGTCTGAATGGGGAAAGCCAGAGCACTTTTGTGGTGCTTTGAGACCCAGACAGCTCTCACATAGCTAGACAGGTCCTGGGATGAACATAGCACAGCTGCTGCCAAAGCCAAGATTGACCCTCCGGAGGCCTGAGGAAACTCATTGCGTGCAGTAGAGAGTCTGAGGTGCAAAGGTTAGTGCAGGCCACCCATGTATCAGGAGACCCAGCTTTGCCACTGACTCAGTGCTTGATCTTGAGCAACGTTTTGGAAAAAAGAAGGTCCATTAGAAGAGATCCCATCACACTGGTGGATCCAGTCATGGCCATAAGTAGATGCACTTTCTAACAACTGTTGTCTTCCCAGGCCCCAGGTTGGTTAATTCACATTGGTAAAGTGTTATGAGATGCCCAGGGTAGAGAAAAGCTTCATTATATTAAATGTAGGAGCTTGGTGGAGCAGGCTCTGGGGTGTGAGGTTTGTTGTGTGGCTGTGGCACCTCTTGAGAAAGGTGAGTAGGGAAAGGGGATTTGATCCTGACAGGACACAGAGAGCAAATGCAGACTTCAGCCCTGCCAAAGCCTTCCCGGATGGGTGGTGGTCTCACTGAGGTGGCCATGGATGGAAGCAGGATGGGGATGAAGGTCTCAGCACAGGGTGGTGCCGCTGGCAGGGAGGTCAATGTAAAACCCCATCAGCATCTCCCACCACCCCGCAGGGTCTGAGAACGAGGTGACCCAGGTGAACCGGTGTCTGGATGCCGCCAAAGCCTGCAACGTGGACGAGATGTGCCAGCGGCTGCGGACGGAGTACGTCTCCTTCTGCATCCGGCGTCTGGCCCGGGCCGACACCTGCAACCGCTCCAAGTGCCACAAGGCTCTGCGCAAGTTCTTTGACCGTGTGCCACCTGAGTACACCCATGAGCTGCTCTTCTGCCCCTGCGATGACACAGCCTGTGCCGAACGCCGGCGGCAGACCATCGTTCCTGCCTGCTCCTACGAGTCCAAGGAGAAGCCCAACTGCCTGGCGCCTCTGGACTCCTGCCGGGAAAACTACGTCTGCAGGTAATGTTCATGCACCGGGGTGGCCAACATGGAGATCTGTCCCTTGGTCAAGCCTAAGGCTCATCCACTGGTGACCAAAGCCAAGTCACTCACCTGAAAGGTGCTGTCTGGAGGCACCCATCCCACCACAACCCACCAACACAGGCCATTGCCAGAGTGGCTCCTTCCCATGACCCATGTCCTTGTCTCATACTCTATACAGAAGGTGCTAACACAGGAGAAGATTTGAGATGTTTGTGCTGGAGTTTTTCAGACCTTTTCTATGGGTTTTTGGCTTTGATTGTAAAGAAAAACCTGCTATGGAAATAGTTCCAGGAAGGTGCAAGCCAAGCAGGGATGTGTGGGGTGCTTGCAGCTACTTGCACTAATCTCCTCACTGTCTATCTCCCCCAGCCCAGAGCATCCTACAGGAGCACCCAGGATATCCTAACAGTCGCAGACACTTGTAGATACCTTAAAcccatgtctttcttttttaattagaaaaattaatcatatatatgaaaaatataccCTTCTGCCGCAAGCCCAGATGTTCTAGTGATTGCAGTAGGAGTCTCAGAGTCACAGTTCTCCCTCCAGATCCACCACACAGTATGTGGCCAGGGTGGTTTGCTGCTCCATTTCCATTTAAGCCTCATGTATGCGCCCATGCACAGACCCATCCCAACATGCACACTCACAGGCATGCTCCTTAAGAGTTTTTCCCTCAGCTGTACTATTTTCACCCCTCTGTTTCTCAAAAAGTCTTTGATATTCCAGAGGGTTAATCCACATACAGCTCTCAGGAGAGGAGCCCATCAGTTAGTAGGAGATGTAGCAACAGTCGTACAGCACCAAACGTGGTGATCCCAGCCCAGTGTCCTGTGTGCAGCTGTGGCCATGAGCAGACACCTGGAGAAGAACACGAGAGCAAGTGTAGGACACATTTTTGTGTATTGTCCCAGCCTCTAATTATTGTGGGCTTTGGGACTTCCTGAGCTGAACTTCCAGCAGCCATCTCCTACCAGCACATCATctttaaattacaataaaaaaattatgtcttttcACGAAGGGAGGTGAGAGCAGAAGTATCCTCTTGGACAGATGGACTGATACTAATAACCTCACCCCTGTACACCCCAGAAATGTGGATGAGGGAGAACAACTGAGCTATACATCTGAAGCTGACCCTGAAAGATGCAAATCCCCTGAGCCACACCAGCTCTTGCTCAGGTTTCCCTCAGCTACTGAGGGAATCTGAAAAGGAGGGGTACTGCCCTCTCCCTAACAAGACAAGTGGGCCCAGGGGGGAACAAGAGGTTCAAAGGGGAGAGTGTTCCTTCCCAGGAGGCTGGAAACCATTTCCTGCAAGCAGCACAGCTGTTAATTATCTGATTCCTTGGTGTCTCAATATATAATATAAAACATCCTCTAGAGACACAGCAGGAGCAAGGGGTTGATGTGTGACCCGGTCAAAGCTAGCAGAGCAGAAACCAAAAGGAGAGCCAGTAACAAATCACGGCACTTTaaagaaatagaggaaaatacTCCATGGCTAAACCTGCCCGCACTGCTTAGTCCTCCTGCAGCTTCTCCACAGCTGTAACCCCTTGAATTTCCCAGCTTGGAGGGGTGGGCTCTACTGACATGAATAGTACAAAACCTGCAATCACCTCCCTCCccttaaaaatgcagcaaaaatttGGGCAAGAAGAGTTTGCCTGGCCATGGCACAGGAGAAAGGGGTTGGTATGGGGCAAATAtgggaacaaagaaaagaaaaaaaaggagaagagtggggaggaggagagaagcgGGCAGGAAAGCATGAGTTGGAGTGCTGACACTGACCAGGAGCACCGACAAAATGTCTGGACGAGAGAGGCTGTCTGGGAGGAGCAACGTGCTCAGTTTTTCTGAGATTGCCCAGGCAGAGCAAACATTTGAGGTACCCAGTTCACAGATCAGTCACTGCAGGTTGGTATCTAAAGGGCCTTGCCTTCAAGTGTTGACAGTGCTAGTGCTTGCTTGAGTTTGCTAAGCAGTTCAAATGCCATGTGAGATGCCTTTTCACCTGGCCATGGGATGCCTGTCTAGATGAATCTGAACCTCCAGTAGGTCCTAGGTCTTACCTGAAAGCCCCATGTGGATGTCTTAGAGATCTTACAATGTCCAAGCACCACTAGATGCCTATGTGCCAACAACTGACTCATCCCTAAAGAATTAGTTGGCAAATATCTGCTTGGCAGCATGATTTACAGAGTTTATCCAACCAAGCTAGCAGGGGAGCCACATGCAAAAAGCAATTTGGCAGTCTGTCTGAATGATGCACCTACTTCCCTGCATGGCCCAGACAGTCCCAACAAGCCCAGTGTGTGACTCAAAGCTCCTTTGTGCTACGTGCTTTGGTTCGGTGCGTTGATCTAGACAATGTGAAAATGAAGGCACAGAGTTCTGTGGTGAGAGCTGTATGTCACGCACATCTTGTACCACAGAGTCCCATCTTCTCCTGAGAAGCAGAGGATGTGGCAGCAGCCCTGGTTAGAGAATTTCATGCCTGAGCCTTTGGGCATTTCCCCTAATCTGAAGTTGAGCTTGTCTACATTTAAGCACAGTCTTTGAAGAGAGAGAAACTGGACCAGAGTGATTCTGTCTTCCAGCAAATCAGCCCCAAAATGAAGGCAGTAGGTCTCTAGGGGAAGTTATTACCCAAGAATCGGATAATGGCAACACAGAATGAATTCCCTCGCTATCTGCAACAGTTCTTCTCTTAAAAAACAGCTTCATacatcagaaaacaaacatttcttccaaGACTGGCCCTTTCTTGCAGTCCCAAAGGAAGCCTGTAAAACATTAACTACAACACCTATTCATGTCTCATCTCAAAGGGATAAAACCTTCTTCAGGGTTTGTTGGGGTGCGGAGGCCAGGAGAGTATAAAATGACATTCATTCACACTGGTTCAGCAACACCTACAGCAGCAAAGGATTTTCCAAATGTGTTCCCTTCTGTAACCACCACCAGTGTGTTATTATGTCCCTTTTTGCCCCGAGTATCTGTGCTGACATGTCCCATTTTGTGCTCTCACTCCATCAGGTCACGCTATGCAGAGTTCCAGTTTAATTGCCAGCCGTCCCCGCAGGCTGCGAGCGGTTGCCGGCGGGACAGCTACGCTGCCTGTCTGCTGGCCTACACAGGGATCATAGGTGAGAGGCTGCATCCTTTGGCCGGTCTCTCTCCCACCCTCTGGGTGGGAAATATCTTCTCTGGGTGGGAAACATCTCCTCTGGGTGGGAAATATCTCCTCTGGGTGGAAAACATCTACTCTGGCCAGCTGAAAGCTGTGAGGACAGTCAGGTGGAGAGCTGAGACTGGGATCTCAGGGAGATGCTGGGCTTTCTGCAGGGACTAGAGAAAGAGCCTAAGCTGTGAGCATGGATTAACTTCAGGATAGCTTCAGAAGAGGGAGAAGAACCATGCTCCATGAGCTGCTGCAAGATCCCAACTTCTCTCTCCAGTGGAAATAGATTGGCCATTCCAGGACATATGCTCTGCCAGGGGTTCCCTGGTGCCACCACCAGAGATGCCGCTGGAAAATACCATCCACTGCCATCTTGATGACTTCAGAGAGTGTcaaactgggtttttttgatgttgcAGAGATGCAGCTGGCAGTAATTAGCACAAGTACATACAGAGTCCAAGGAGAAGTGCCAGTGTCCATTGGACTTGGTCCATCCTGATGGATGGGATAGATTGACAGCTTGACAGGGTCAAGATTTCATTCTGGTTTAATCCTTCCTTTGTTATCTCTGACCATTCCAGAGATTGAATTTGGCTTGACAAATGACAGCATGGAAAACTTTTACACACATTCACATAAAGTTTTTGAATGTTATTAGCGAACCTGAGTTCCCATGAACTGCCCATTCCTTGGACTGATAGAATGTTTTAATTGGCTGAAGGCTTTGGTGGTCGTGGGGTAAACAAAAGGGTTGCAACtgcccctcttctcctccctgggAGCAAACCAGACCTGTAACACCAGCACTTCACAGTTTTTCTCGTGCTGCCATCACGGAGGGGCTCAGCTGAAGCTGTAAGCACAGCAACCCAAGAGAGCAGCAAGGTGGGAAATCACTGTCCCTTCTTGAAGTACCAGCCTGGCAGTAACACTTACCCATCCTTCCCAACAGGCAGCCCCATCACACCCAACTACATTGACAACTCAACTTCCAGCATAGCTCCCTGGTGCACGTGCAATGCCAGCGGCAACCGGCAGGAAGAGTGTGAAAGCTTTCTGCATCTCTTCACTGACAATATCTGTCTCCGTAAGTATCACCTGGCACattgctgctccagcagcatcgCCCGCAAGCTGGTGAGGCTTCTTGTGAATGAGAGTATGAAGATGCCCTGGTTCTCAAGAGTCTATAGGTGTCCAGCTCCCTGTGCTTTCAACAAAGGAGGTCTGAAGACCCTCAGGCATGTATTTGGGTGATGAAGTCAAAGGAGGCTGGAGAAGGGATGCGTGTGTTTTCCCTTGGAGATACTGCCCTGACAAcacttttttccatctctttcccACACAAAGAAAATGCCATTCTGGCCTTTGGCAATGGGACCTACCTGAATGCAGCTGTGGCCCCATCCATTCCCCCCACCACACAGATGTACAAGCAGGAGCGAAATGCCAACAGAGCCGTGGCGACACTCAGAGACAACATCTTCGAGCACCTCCAGCCCACCAAGGTAAGAGAAGGCTGACCCTGACCTAAGAGGTTCTTGGCCGTGTCTATACCTCCTCCATGCTCTCCAGCCCTCCTCACCTCAGGTCCCTCTTCCATCTGTGTCATTTCAGCTACGTGCAGACATCCAacctcccctccacctcctggaGTCCCTGATTCACCCTCCTCTTCATGCCCTGACATACTCTTCCCCAACATCAAGCGCAGGGCAACATGCTCCTATCCCTGACTCTGCCCTCCTGCCTGTTGGTCACCTTGTCTTTTCTTTCATAGGTGCTACAGAgagatatggggttttttaaaagtactggGAAATTCATGAGTTTTTCAAGAGTGTAAAAGGGGAGCCAGGACCACTGGTTTGGCTCCTCACCCTCATGCAGGGCAGCCACACAGCTTCAGACAAACATTTCAGCTGCCTGGGACACAGGTTCTGCCCTTGTTA includes:
- the GFRA4 gene encoding GDNF family receptor alpha-4 codes for the protein MRGILYFCTLILLEGMAEAVSSSRDCLQAGESCTNDPICSAKFRTLRQCIAGNGANKLGPDAKNQCRSTVTALLSSQLYGCKCKRGMKKEKHCLSVYWSIHHTLMEGMNVLESSPYEPFIRGFDYVRLASITAGSENEVTQVNRCLDAAKACNVDEMCQRLRTEYVSFCIRRLARADTCNRSKCHKALRKFFDRVPPEYTHELLFCPCDDTACAERRRQTIVPACSYESKEKPNCLAPLDSCRENYVCRSRYAEFQFNCQPSPQAASGCRRDSYAACLLAYTGIIGSPITPNYIDNSTSSIAPWCTCNASGNRQEECESFLHLFTDNICLQNAILAFGNGTYLNAAVAPSIPPTTQMYKQERNANRAVATLRDNIFEHLQPTKVAGEERLLRGSTRLSSGTSSSAAPSRWAASPLQMWLLPALAVLSLFVM